A single region of the Pleurocapsa minor HA4230-MV1 genome encodes:
- a CDS encoding EAL domain-containing protein, with the protein MNTNYNQTQKMDLEQIHHLLLIEDPSFVREIQLDAATYSIGRHSSNDIVLSCQKTSRNHATILRRTDQKTNQCSYWILDGDLQGNRSRNGIYINGKKALVHELQSGDVIHFSGDASVSYKISTDPPKNAAPSNEENLALLSATPAPVVQPDILVNKETVVSLDESSEQKTPPKTEKPLDNSIQLTLAELSPQPIIESDLYGNITYINSAGIINFQDIHHRKLNHPLLNNLVNQYHQGHDNIISREVTINQSTFQQTAYYLPEKRVIRSYLTNITQQKQIEQELQQVKTFYSRISEQISESIILVESATKQIIEANPASSKILGYSTAELLQMNIYELVDKSEKFALVIKSIIAENNSFEGEYYLRHKDSNLIPAQIQISMVKFESQESICLIIRSSQPKAPVNTIEQVTNELFKRELFNQQLLTAIANAKRSQKLLAILFCKLDFLPNINASIGEENYEKLLVALEKRLDTCLRAGDTVVRWQEDKFALLLSHVSDIEEVTKIAQRVNQSTHQSFTLGKTKASISSVTGIAVYPQDGIDPEILMASANTALERASKNKIDYQFYDDAMNSQALVALELESLLQQAIEQEEFELYYQPQINIDSGKMEAIEALLRWKHPELGLVAPGNFIRLAEKTKLIVPIGEWTIRTACIQNKQWQTQAMPCSKIVVSLSLVQFQQSDLPQKIAEILSETDFDASLLEVEVNAATLIDNIDHSRYLISQLKSLGIKIAVDGFTNGFSALEYLKQIPLDTLKIDRALVQQLTDSPQDLAIVTALIEIGKGFNLRIVAEGVETKEQVELLRSLNCHHLQGYWFGRPLAADEARKLLQLDDSAETHTTLQSPTVLQTKEAQLESVEFEQD; encoded by the coding sequence ATGAATACCAATTATAATCAAACTCAAAAAATGGATTTAGAGCAGATACATCATCTATTATTAATTGAAGATCCATCTTTTGTTAGAGAAATTCAGCTTGATGCTGCCACCTATTCTATTGGTCGTCATTCTAGTAATGATATTGTTCTTTCATGTCAGAAAACTTCTCGCAATCATGCTACTATACTCAGGAGAACAGACCAGAAAACTAATCAATGCTCCTATTGGATTTTGGATGGAGATCTGCAAGGTAATAGGAGTCGAAACGGTATTTATATTAATGGTAAAAAAGCTTTAGTTCATGAATTGCAGTCTGGAGATGTAATACATTTTAGCGGAGATGCATCAGTCAGCTATAAAATCTCCACTGATCCACCAAAAAATGCTGCCCCATCAAATGAAGAAAATTTAGCACTTCTTTCTGCTACACCTGCTCCAGTAGTCCAGCCAGATATCTTGGTCAATAAAGAAACAGTTGTATCTTTAGATGAATCTTCAGAGCAAAAAACACCGCCAAAAACCGAAAAACCTCTCGATAATTCTATACAGCTTACATTAGCCGAGTTAAGTCCTCAACCAATCATTGAGAGCGATCTTTATGGCAATATTACCTATATTAATTCCGCTGGAATAATTAACTTTCAGGATATTCACCATCGTAAATTAAATCACCCCTTATTGAATAACTTGGTGAATCAATATCATCAGGGACATGACAATATAATTAGTCGTGAAGTTACCATCAACCAATCAACTTTTCAGCAAACAGCTTATTATCTACCAGAAAAAAGAGTAATTCGCAGCTATTTAACTAATATTACTCAGCAAAAGCAAATAGAGCAAGAATTACAGCAGGTTAAAACTTTTTATAGTCGGATCAGTGAGCAAATTTCTGAAAGTATTATTTTAGTTGAATCTGCTACCAAACAGATTATTGAAGCAAATCCTGCTTCTAGCAAAATCCTGGGATATTCTACTGCCGAATTATTGCAGATGAATATCTATGAATTAGTCGATAAATCAGAAAAGTTTGCTTTAGTAATTAAAAGTATAATTGCCGAAAATAATAGTTTTGAAGGAGAATACTACTTACGCCATAAAGACAGCAATTTAATTCCAGCTCAGATTCAAATAAGCATGGTCAAATTTGAATCACAAGAAAGTATTTGTTTGATTATTCGTAGTTCACAACCCAAGGCTCCCGTAAATACTATCGAACAAGTAACGAATGAATTATTCAAAAGAGAGTTATTTAATCAACAGCTATTAACAGCGATCGCTAATGCTAAAAGAAGTCAAAAATTATTAGCGATCTTATTCTGTAAACTAGATTTTCTGCCCAACATAAATGCCAGCATTGGTGAGGAAAACTACGAAAAATTACTAGTAGCTTTAGAAAAAAGATTAGATACCTGTTTACGAGCAGGAGATACGGTAGTTCGTTGGCAGGAAGATAAATTTGCGCTGTTACTATCACACGTTAGCGATATTGAAGAAGTAACTAAAATTGCCCAACGAGTTAATCAATCAACCCATCAGTCTTTTACCCTTGGCAAAACTAAAGCCTCGATTAGTAGTGTGACGGGGATTGCTGTCTATCCTCAAGATGGAATCGATCCTGAAATTTTAATGGCTAGTGCGAATACCGCTCTTGAACGAGCTAGCAAAAATAAAATTGATTACCAGTTTTATGATGATGCCATGAACTCACAAGCCTTAGTCGCTTTAGAGTTAGAAAGCCTATTACAGCAGGCTATAGAGCAAGAAGAATTTGAGCTTTACTATCAACCACAAATCAATATTGACAGTGGTAAAATGGAAGCTATAGAAGCTTTGCTGCGATGGAAACATCCTGAACTAGGTTTAGTCGCACCAGGAAACTTTATTAGATTAGCTGAAAAAACCAAGCTCATTGTGCCGATTGGCGAATGGACAATTCGTACTGCCTGTATTCAAAATAAGCAGTGGCAAACTCAAGCAATGCCTTGTTCTAAAATTGTTGTCAGCCTTTCCTTAGTTCAATTTCAACAATCAGATCTCCCACAAAAAATTGCTGAAATACTTTCAGAAACAGATTTTGACGCTAGTTTGTTAGAGGTAGAAGTCAATGCTGCAACTTTAATAGATAATATTGACCATAGCCGATATCTGATTAGTCAATTAAAGTCTTTAGGAATCAAGATTGCTGTAGATGGCTTTACTAACGGCTTCTCTGCTTTAGAATATCTCAAGCAAATTCCCCTCGATACTCTAAAAATAGACCGCGCTCTAGTTCAGCAGCTTACCGACAGTCCACAAGATTTGGCAATTGTTACTGCACTCATTGAGATCGGCAAAGGTTTTAATCTGAGGATAGTTGCTGAAGGTGTAGAAACTAAAGAACAGGTAGAATTATTGCGCAGTTTAAACTGCCATCATCTACAAGGATATTGGTTTGGTCGTCCTTTGGCTGCTGACGAAGCTAGAAAACTATTACAGCTAGATGATTCAGCAGAAACTCATACAACCCTTCAATCTCCAACCGTATTGCAAACTAAAGAAGCGCAATTAGAATCAGTAGAATTTGAGCAAGATTGA
- a CDS encoding response regulator transcription factor has product MKDNSPKDNKKLLLIDDDPNLILLVKDYLEFRGYNVDTAENGREALELLDNLVPDMIICDVMMPEMDGYTLVKHIRQEPVTNRIPVLFLSAKGQSQDRVKGLNEGADVYMSKPFEPEELVAQVESSLKQIKRWESGRPKGLDGAPTIVVPHNVELTPTESKVVQLVAKGMANREIALQLNVSQRTIESHVSNMLNKTSLNNRTELARWSIESSMV; this is encoded by the coding sequence ATGAAAGACAACTCCCCGAAAGACAATAAAAAACTGCTGCTCATAGATGACGATCCCAACTTAATTTTACTGGTAAAAGACTACCTTGAATTTAGAGGCTACAACGTAGATACGGCTGAAAACGGTCGAGAAGCCTTAGAACTTCTGGATAATCTGGTTCCAGACATGATTATTTGTGATGTAATGATGCCAGAAATGGACGGATACACTCTGGTTAAGCATATTCGCCAAGAGCCTGTAACTAATCGTATTCCTGTGTTGTTTCTTTCTGCTAAAGGGCAAAGTCAAGATCGAGTTAAAGGTCTGAACGAAGGTGCTGATGTATATATGTCTAAACCTTTTGAACCAGAAGAATTAGTTGCTCAGGTAGAGTCTTCCCTCAAGCAAATCAAACGTTGGGAAAGTGGTCGCCCCAAAGGTCTTGATGGCGCACCAACTATTGTTGTTCCCCACAACGTTGAATTAACGCCAACAGAAAGCAAAGTGGTTCAACTAGTAGCCAAAGGCATGGCAAATCGTGAGATTGCTCTTCAATTGAACGTTAGTCAGCGAACTATTGAAAGCCATGTTTCTAACATGCTCAACAAAACAAGTTTAAATAACCGTACCGAATTGGCAAGGTGGTCGATTGAAAGCAGTATGGTATAG
- a CDS encoding YifB family Mg chelatase-like AAA ATPase, with protein MLARVWSAAIAGIDAIKVGVEVDVSGGLPKIIVVGLPDVAIQESRERVKAALKNANFAFPVRKIVINLTPADLRKEGPCFDLPIGVGILAASEQVDPQLLGDYLFYGEVSLDGTLRAVSGVLPIAAAASKMGIAGLILPVGNAQEAAVVNDIKVYGFANLRQVADFLNQPDKYQPVIAENPLAKKRSLHHIPNLKEVKGQIQARRALEIAAAGGHNLILIGPPGSGKTMLAQRLPGILPNLSFDEALEVSQIHSVAGLLKDCGELVTERPFRSPHHSASGPSLVGGGSYPRPGEISLAHKGILFLDELTEFKRNVLEYLRQPLEDGQVTISRTRQSVIFPAQFTLVASTNPCPCGYFGDPIQHCTCSSRQRENYWAKLSGPLMDRIDLQVAANRLKPEEMLKQTTGEDSAIVRQRVVAARKLAEIRFGNEPGISCNAEMRSHHLREFCILDDTSRNLLEGAIRKLGLSARAMDRVLKVSRTIADLAGDRDLQSNHLAEAIQYRTIDRMQ; from the coding sequence ATGTTAGCAAGGGTTTGGAGTGCAGCGATCGCTGGTATTGACGCTATCAAGGTGGGAGTGGAAGTTGATGTGTCAGGCGGATTGCCAAAAATTATCGTCGTGGGATTACCCGATGTGGCAATTCAGGAATCGAGAGAAAGAGTTAAAGCAGCTTTGAAAAATGCTAACTTTGCTTTTCCCGTGCGTAAGATTGTGATCAATTTAACACCTGCGGATCTGCGCAAAGAAGGGCCTTGCTTTGACCTGCCGATCGGCGTGGGTATTTTGGCTGCATCAGAACAAGTAGATCCCCAATTGTTAGGCGATTATCTGTTCTACGGCGAAGTTTCCCTTGACGGTACACTGAGGGCAGTTTCAGGCGTTTTACCGATCGCCGCCGCAGCCTCAAAAATGGGTATTGCAGGACTTATTTTGCCCGTGGGGAATGCCCAGGAAGCAGCAGTAGTTAATGATATTAAGGTTTATGGATTTGCCAACCTCAGACAAGTTGCCGACTTTCTTAACCAGCCAGATAAATATCAGCCTGTAATTGCCGAAAATCCGTTAGCTAAAAAGCGATCGCTCCATCATATTCCCAACCTTAAAGAGGTTAAAGGGCAAATCCAAGCCAGACGTGCTTTAGAAATCGCCGCAGCAGGGGGACACAACTTAATCTTAATCGGACCTCCAGGGAGTGGTAAAACCATGCTAGCTCAGCGCCTTCCAGGAATTTTACCCAATCTTTCCTTTGATGAAGCTTTAGAAGTTTCTCAGATCCATTCTGTTGCTGGACTGCTCAAAGATTGTGGTGAATTGGTTACCGAAAGACCGTTTCGTAGTCCTCACCATTCGGCTTCAGGGCCATCGTTGGTTGGGGGTGGTAGTTATCCACGTCCTGGAGAAATATCCTTAGCTCACAAAGGCATACTTTTTTTGGACGAACTCACCGAATTTAAGCGTAACGTTTTAGAATATCTGCGCCAACCTTTAGAAGATGGACAGGTGACAATTTCCCGCACCCGTCAATCGGTAATTTTTCCCGCTCAATTTACCTTGGTTGCTAGTACAAATCCCTGTCCCTGTGGCTATTTTGGCGATCCGATTCAGCATTGCACCTGTTCCTCTCGTCAAAGAGAAAATTACTGGGCAAAGCTATCTGGCCCACTAATGGACAGGATCGATCTGCAAGTAGCAGCAAACCGTCTTAAACCCGAAGAAATGCTCAAACAAACCACAGGAGAAGACTCCGCCATAGTTCGTCAAAGAGTTGTCGCTGCCCGTAAGCTGGCTGAAATACGTTTTGGGAATGAACCAGGAATAAGCTGTAATGCAGAAATGCGATCGCATCACTTAAGAGAGTTTTGTATTCTAGATGATACTAGTCGCAACCTACTCGAAGGAGCAATTAGGAAGCTAGGCTTATCCGCTAGGGCGATGGATCGGGTGCTGAAGGTATCGCGCACGATTGCTGACTTGGCAGGCGATCGCGATTTACAAAGTAACCATCTAGCTGAAGCTATTCAATACCGCACTATAGATCGAATGCAATAG
- a CDS encoding nitroreductase, whose protein sequence is MVTFTEQFNTIIKSRRSTKPRLFNGKKIDDEIIWQILENANWAPNHGLTQPWRYQVFTEAGLIKLAEFQATLYQKTTDPEKFKPEKYTRMKSNILQSSHVIVICMERQKSEKIPEIEEIEAVACSVQNMALTAAAYEICSFWGSGGVTYTPELKEFLGLGEKDRCLGYLYLGYSDNPATTSHRNSIKEKTIWIAQNA, encoded by the coding sequence ATGGTTACTTTTACAGAACAATTCAATACCATAATTAAATCGCGTCGCTCAACTAAGCCAAGACTATTCAACGGTAAGAAAATAGATGACGAGATTATTTGGCAGATCTTGGAAAATGCTAATTGGGCGCCTAATCACGGTTTAACTCAGCCTTGGAGATATCAAGTTTTTACTGAGGCAGGATTAATTAAATTAGCAGAATTTCAGGCGACTTTATATCAAAAAACTACTGACCCCGAAAAGTTTAAGCCTGAGAAATATACAAGAATGAAAAGCAATATTCTTCAATCTTCTCATGTAATTGTTATCTGCATGGAACGACAAAAATCCGAAAAAATTCCTGAAATAGAAGAGATAGAAGCTGTAGCATGTAGTGTGCAGAATATGGCGTTAACCGCAGCAGCTTACGAAATTTGTAGCTTTTGGGGATCTGGTGGGGTGACCTATACGCCTGAACTAAAAGAATTTTTGGGACTGGGAGAAAAAGATCGCTGTCTCGGTTATTTATATTTAGGTTATAGCGATAATCCAGCTACAACCAGTCATCGTAATTCCATCAAAGAAAAGACAATCTGGATTGCACAAAATGCATAA
- the ligA gene encoding NAD-dependent DNA ligase LigA, with the protein MTITPETKEKVFQLREQLQKAGYAYYVMDSPIMEDGVYDQLYRQLQDLETEYPELITADSPTQRVGDRPVTRFNSVKHNIPLYSLENAFNERELAKWSTRWQKQLETIPEFSYVCELKIDGSAIALTYENGILVRGATRGDGVTGEEITQNIRTIRSIPLKLNLDRLDHPPQRIEVRGEAFLPLKVFAAINQARSKSGEALFANPRNAAAGTLRQLDAKIVAQRQLNFFAYTLHAENQAISSQWESLELLQQMGFLVNPHRQLCNSLAEVEAYFQKWDTGRKTLPYMTDGVVVKLNDYQLQQQLGFTQKFPRWAIALKYPAEETPTIVKDIIVNVGRTGAVTPMAVMEPVQLAGTTVQRATLHNSDRVAELDIRVGDTVIIRKAGEIIPEVVRVLPDLRPTNTVPYQMPRDCPECSSPLIRPKTEAVTRCLNLSCPAILRGSIIHWASRNALDIKGLGERMVILLLKHNLVTSVADLYSLTVAQIASLERMGTKSAENLVKAIAESKNQTYDRLLYGLGIRYVGSTNAKILTENFSTIEQLSQASFESIEAVYGIGAEIAQSVFEWVRIPANQTLIRQLQEAGLQFDSASKTSTHKTDQIFSGKTFVITGTLPTLKRDEAKKLIEQAGGKVTGSISQKTDYLLLGENAGSKLAKAEQLAIAQLSEAELLNMLSIN; encoded by the coding sequence ATGACTATTACCCCAGAAACCAAAGAAAAAGTTTTCCAACTAAGAGAACAGTTGCAAAAAGCGGGTTATGCCTATTACGTCATGGATAGTCCAATTATGGAAGATGGAGTGTATGACCAACTATATCGCCAGCTACAGGATCTAGAAACCGAGTATCCAGAATTAATTACTGCCGATAGTCCTACCCAAAGAGTCGGCGATCGCCCTGTTACTCGATTTAACTCCGTCAAACATAATATTCCTCTGTATAGTTTAGAAAATGCTTTTAATGAGCGGGAGTTGGCTAAATGGTCAACTCGTTGGCAAAAACAGCTAGAAACTATCCCAGAATTCAGCTACGTTTGTGAATTAAAAATTGACGGTAGTGCGATCGCTCTCACCTATGAAAACGGTATTTTAGTTAGAGGCGCAACCCGTGGTGATGGAGTTACAGGAGAAGAAATTACCCAAAATATCAGGACTATTCGCAGCATTCCCTTAAAGTTAAATTTAGATCGCCTAGATCACCCACCCCAAAGAATAGAAGTCAGAGGTGAAGCATTTTTACCCTTAAAGGTATTTGCAGCAATTAATCAAGCAAGAAGCAAATCTGGAGAGGCTTTATTTGCTAATCCCCGTAATGCTGCTGCGGGAACACTGCGTCAGTTAGATGCTAAAATCGTCGCCCAACGTCAGCTCAATTTCTTTGCCTATACTCTACATGCTGAAAATCAAGCTATTAGTTCACAGTGGGAGTCTCTAGAATTACTTCAGCAAATGGGGTTTTTAGTTAATCCTCATCGTCAACTATGTAATTCTTTAGCAGAAGTCGAGGCGTATTTTCAGAAATGGGATACGGGGAGAAAGACTTTACCCTATATGACTGATGGAGTGGTGGTAAAACTCAACGACTATCAACTACAGCAGCAGCTAGGATTTACCCAAAAGTTTCCCCGTTGGGCGATCGCCTTAAAATATCCTGCGGAGGAAACCCCCACGATTGTGAAAGATATTATCGTAAATGTGGGGCGTACAGGGGCAGTGACACCAATGGCAGTAATGGAGCCTGTACAGCTGGCAGGGACTACGGTACAACGAGCGACTTTACATAATAGCGATCGCGTTGCCGAACTGGATATTCGCGTTGGCGATACGGTAATTATTCGTAAGGCAGGGGAGATTATCCCTGAAGTAGTCAGAGTTTTACCCGATCTGCGTCCTACTAATACCGTTCCCTATCAAATGCCTCGCGATTGCCCTGAGTGTAGTTCTCCTTTGATACGTCCTAAAACCGAAGCTGTTACCCGTTGTCTCAATCTCTCTTGTCCAGCAATTTTGCGCGGGAGTATTATTCACTGGGCTTCTCGTAATGCCCTAGATATTAAGGGTTTAGGCGAAAGAATGGTAATTTTATTGCTGAAGCATAATTTAGTTACTTCTGTTGCGGATCTTTATTCTCTTACCGTTGCTCAAATAGCTAGTTTAGAACGCATGGGGACAAAATCAGCCGAGAATTTAGTCAAGGCGATCGCCGAATCGAAAAATCAAACTTATGACCGACTTTTATACGGTTTGGGTATTCGTTATGTCGGTAGTACTAACGCCAAGATCCTCACGGAAAATTTTTCGACCATTGAACAGTTGTCCCAAGCCTCTTTTGAATCTATCGAAGCAGTGTATGGCATTGGTGCAGAAATTGCCCAGTCTGTATTTGAGTGGGTGAGAATCCCTGCTAACCAAACCTTGATTCGACAATTGCAAGAGGCAGGATTACAGTTTGACTCAGCCAGTAAAACTTCTACCCACAAAACTGACCAAATTTTCTCAGGTAAAACTTTTGTCATTACAGGCACTCTACCCACCCTCAAACGTGATGAGGCCAAAAAACTGATCGAACAGGCGGGAGGCAAGGTTACAGGCTCAATTAGCCAAAAGACCGACTATCTATTATTAGGAGAAAATGCAGGCTCAAAACTAGCTAAGGCTGAACAACTAGCGATCGCCCAACTGAGTGAAGCAGAATTATTAAATATGTTGTCTATTAATTAG